GCGCACAAGGCGCAGCACGACGCGCTGACCAAGCAGGTCGCCGAACTGCACGCCAGTGTACGCGAAGGAAAGGCGGTCGTCACCGTCGATGTCATGAACTTCCTGAAGGACTGGCTGGCTCGCCACATCATGGATACGGACAAGAAATACGGTCCGTTCCTGAACGGAAAGGGCGTCGCGTAGGCCTTTTTTCGGATGAGGCAGCTCCGACGGATTGGTGAGGGACATGACCGTAACGGTTCTCATAGTAGATGATTCCGCCTTCATGCGGAACGCGCTCACGAACATGCTGTCCTCGGACCCCGAGATCCGCGTGATCGGCACGGCGCGCGACGGAGTCGAGGCGGTGGAGAAAACGGCCCAGCTCCAGCCCGACGTGGTGACCATGGACGTGGAAATGCCGCGCATGGACGGGATCGAGGCGCTGCGGCTGATCATGGACAAGACGCCCGTCCCGGTGATCATGGTGAGCTCGCTCACCACGGAAGGAGCCCAGGTCACGCTCGAGGCGCTCGAGCACGGCGCCGTGGACTTCATCCCCAAGAACCTGTCGGAGCTCTCGATCAACATCGTCAAGATCAAGGCGATGCTCATCGATACGGTGAAGCAGATCGCGCACAGCGGCAGGCTGAGGAAGCGGCGGTCCGTCCCCCTGGTCCGGACCGCGGAGGCGCCCCGCGTGATACCCGCCCGGTCGACGGGCGAGCGGCGGATGGGAATCGTGGCCATCGGCACGTCCACGGGAGGCCCCAGGGCGATCCAGGAGATCCTCCCCCGGATTCCCAAGGACTTCCCGGTGCCGATCGTGATCGCCCAGCACATGCCGCCGAACTTCACCGGCCCCTTTGCCGAGCGCCTGAACCAGCTTTCCCAGATCACGGTGAAGGAGGCGGTCGAAGGCGAGGCCCTCAGGCCGGGCGTGGCCCTCGTAGCTCCCGGCAGGGGCCACATGCACCTCCTGCGGCCCCGCGGCCTTGAGACGGTCGTCAACATCTCCGAGAACCGCGATGAGTTCATCTACCGGCCCTCGGTGGACTATCTGATGCAGTCCGTCGCGGATTTGTTCCCCGGCAGGGCCCTCGGTGTGATCCTGACCGGCATGGGCAGCGACGGCGTAAAGGGCTTGGCTGCGCTGAAAAAGACAGGCGGCAGGATCTTCGCTCAGAACGAGGAAAGTTGCGTTGTCTACGGCATGCCGCGCGCGGTCGTGGACGCCGGCATTGCCGATAAGATACTGTCCATCGAGGAAATGGCCGGCGAGATCGTGAACGCGGTGTAAGGAAAAGAACTGCTCCAAAGAGGTGAGATATGAAAATGTCACTGTCAAAGAAGCTCTACGGTTCTGCGGGCGTCATGATCCTGGCGCTCATGATCGTGTCGGTCCTGTCCGCTCTCGGCCAGCGCTCCCTGATCAAGGGATATAAGTCCCTGTCCGACGATGACGGCGCCCAGATGCAGGCCAGCATGGAGTCGGTAAACCGGCTGGGCCAGGCCGTGCAGGCCTTCAAGAGCTTTACGATCCGCGGAGACGACAAATATGCCAAGGAGTTCAGGGAGCACGTCCAGGTAATGGGGGACAAGATCGAAATCTTCCATAAGCTTGTGAAAGACGACGTCGAGCGGAACCTGTACGAGAACGCAAAGGCGGCCTTTGATGCCTATGAGCACGGCATCGATGCCCTGATTGAGGCA
The Nitrospirota bacterium DNA segment above includes these coding regions:
- a CDS encoding chemotaxis response regulator protein-glutamate methylesterase, whose protein sequence is MTVTVLIVDDSAFMRNALTNMLSSDPEIRVIGTARDGVEAVEKTAQLQPDVVTMDVEMPRMDGIEALRLIMDKTPVPVIMVSSLTTEGAQVTLEALEHGAVDFIPKNLSELSINIVKIKAMLIDTVKQIAHSGRLRKRRSVPLVRTAEAPRVIPARSTGERRMGIVAIGTSTGGPRAIQEILPRIPKDFPVPIVIAQHMPPNFTGPFAERLNQLSQITVKEAVEGEALRPGVALVAPGRGHMHLLRPRGLETVVNISENRDEFIYRPSVDYLMQSVADLFPGRALGVILTGMGSDGVKGLAALKKTGGRIFAQNEESCVVYGMPRAVVDAGIADKILSIEEMAGEIVNAV